A window from Pedosphaera parvula Ellin514 encodes these proteins:
- a CDS encoding anti-sigma regulatory factor translates to MASAARVEITTSLDIVNARQKSRALAQELGFAGSEITLITAAVSEVARNILEYARQGELVFERLESGAKKGLKIVARDQGPGIPDIEQAMQYGYSTRDGGAGVGLPGARWLMDEFAIKSTVGKGTVITMKKWANQLGYQTNQRNFRD, encoded by the coding sequence ATGGCAAGTGCAGCACGAGTGGAAATCACCACGTCGCTCGACATTGTGAATGCGCGGCAAAAAAGCCGTGCTCTCGCACAGGAACTGGGGTTTGCCGGGAGTGAAATAACTTTGATCACAGCCGCGGTTTCCGAAGTGGCCAGAAATATTCTGGAATATGCCCGCCAGGGTGAGCTGGTTTTTGAACGTCTGGAGAGCGGCGCGAAGAAAGGTCTGAAAATTGTAGCCCGCGATCAGGGCCCAGGCATTCCTGACATAGAACAAGCGATGCAATATGGCTACTCGACGCGCGACGGTGGAGCGGGCGTCGGATTGCCAGGGGCCAGGTGGTTGATGGATGAATTTGCGATCAAGTCAACGGTCGGCAAGGGAACAGTTATCACGATGAAAAAGTGGGCAAATCAACTTGGCTACCAAACCAACCAGAGAAATTTCCGGGATTGA
- a CDS encoding SpoIIE family protein phosphatase encodes MATKPTREISGIEWGVAIKPAPGRAVSGDAYLVHVQQDRALLAVVDGLGLGSEAVIAANTAVSILRKYANDTVVSLFNRCHRSLMMSRGAVMTVACLDLNTLTATWLGVGNVEAILLRADPAVVPSVERLQLHGGLVGYQMPILRSRNILVRQNDLLVITSDGIVGDPSADIPRGEPVQKIADYVLQKHYQGNDDALVLVARYVGSAHE; translated from the coding sequence TTGGCTACCAAACCAACCAGAGAAATTTCCGGGATTGAGTGGGGTGTGGCAATCAAACCGGCGCCCGGTCGCGCCGTTTCCGGGGATGCCTATCTGGTGCACGTGCAGCAGGATCGGGCATTGCTGGCCGTGGTGGATGGCCTGGGTCTGGGCAGCGAGGCAGTGATTGCCGCTAATACGGCCGTTTCGATTTTAAGGAAGTATGCAAATGATACAGTTGTTTCGCTGTTCAACCGTTGTCACCGCAGCCTCATGATGTCTCGCGGCGCCGTCATGACCGTGGCTTGTTTGGATTTAAACACATTAACTGCGACCTGGCTGGGCGTGGGAAATGTGGAGGCGATATTATTGAGAGCCGACCCGGCTGTTGTTCCTTCTGTTGAACGCCTGCAGTTGCATGGCGGCCTCGTTGGCTATCAGATGCCCATATTGCGTTCCCGGAACATCTTGGTTCGCCAAAACGACCTGCTGGTGATCACGAGTGATGGCATCGTGGGGGATCCCTCAGCGGATATCCCGCGAGGCGAACCTGTCCAGAAGATTGCTGATTATGTTCTCCAAAAGCATTACCAGGGCAACGATGACGCGCTTGTCCTCGTCGCCCGTTACGTGGGGAGCGCCCATGAATAA
- a CDS encoding histidine kinase has protein sequence MNKQFNGICQQYVAALRRYLVENDESALSEAYELGRKTISDGLGVIDMAKIHEEVLLGLLPKTNAPFETLQLAKSAGSFFSESLSPFEITHRGFRDANRSLRKANADLEDRNQALAIANGNLKREIEERKRAERELRESEEHYRILFNQARLMQENLRHLSSQVLHVQEEERKRISRELHDEVGQALTAVNVSLALLKNAIDIKNVELRNKITDTQKLLEQTMESVHAFSRELRPAMLDDLGLIPTLRSFVKSFARRTGIQVSFWATDAVEKLAIDQKTVLYRVGQESLTNIAKHAHASHGAVTIRKSKNGFAMEIKDNGKSFQVDQKIALKGKNRLGLLGIQERVKLADGEFKVESTPGKGTKLLVWIPMNGSNGLITRRI, from the coding sequence ATGAATAAGCAATTCAATGGTATTTGCCAGCAGTACGTGGCTGCACTCCGGAGATATCTGGTGGAAAATGATGAGTCTGCCCTTAGTGAAGCCTATGAATTAGGACGGAAAACGATTTCCGATGGTCTGGGGGTGATTGACATGGCCAAAATTCACGAAGAGGTGCTCCTCGGGTTGTTGCCCAAGACGAATGCCCCATTTGAAACTCTGCAGCTTGCGAAAAGTGCCGGGTCATTTTTTTCGGAATCCCTGTCTCCTTTTGAAATCACCCATCGAGGATTCCGGGACGCCAATCGTTCATTACGCAAGGCCAACGCAGATTTGGAAGACCGCAACCAGGCATTGGCCATTGCCAATGGAAACCTGAAACGGGAAATCGAGGAACGCAAGCGCGCAGAACGCGAATTGCGCGAAAGTGAGGAGCACTATCGTATTCTCTTCAACCAGGCCCGGCTCATGCAGGAAAATCTTCGCCACCTTTCCAGCCAGGTTCTGCACGTTCAGGAGGAGGAGCGTAAAAGAATTAGTCGCGAATTGCACGATGAAGTCGGTCAGGCATTGACGGCCGTCAATGTCAGTCTTGCGCTTTTAAAGAATGCCATCGATATCAAAAACGTGGAGCTGCGGAACAAGATCACTGATACGCAAAAGCTCCTCGAGCAAACCATGGAATCGGTGCATGCGTTTTCAAGAGAGCTGCGCCCGGCCATGCTGGATGACCTGGGGCTTATACCCACGTTGCGCTCTTTCGTGAAAAGCTTTGCCAGGCGGACTGGCATTCAGGTTTCCTTCTGGGCCACCGATGCGGTGGAGAAACTCGCGATCGATCAGAAGACCGTGCTTTATCGTGTCGGCCAGGAAAGCCTGACCAATATTGCCAAACACGCGCACGCATCCCACGGCGCGGTCACGATTCGGAAAAGCAAAAATGGTTTCGCTATGGAGATCAAGGATAATGGGAAATCCTTCCAGGTCGACCAGAAGATAGCCCTCAAAGGAAAGAACCGGCTGGGGTTGTTAGGTATCCAGGAGCGGGTAAAACTTGCGGACGGTGAGTTCAAGGTTGAGTCTACACCAGGCAAAGGAACCAAGTTATTAGTTTGGATTCCCATGAATGGAAGTAATGGGCTGATAACGAGGAGAATTTAA
- a CDS encoding response regulator transcription factor, whose product MQRITVLLADDHTVVRQGLKALLIVEGDIEIVGEADTGRHAVQLAKKLLPDVVVMDIAMPLLNGLEATRQITKQVPSSKVLILSSYSEDEYVQQLTEAGAAGYLVKQTAANDLLKAIREAYKGNAFFSPSIAKRLRDQCREAFVSGQPVRKRNDYLTTREAEVLQLIAEGQANKQIAAELCISIKTVEKHRQQVMNKLNIHDVAGLTRHAISKGIIESNAGAKPIL is encoded by the coding sequence GTGCAAAGAATAACTGTTTTATTGGCAGATGATCATACTGTTGTTCGGCAGGGGTTAAAGGCTTTGTTGATTGTGGAAGGTGACATTGAAATCGTGGGGGAGGCAGATACGGGACGCCATGCTGTGCAACTGGCGAAGAAGCTTCTGCCTGACGTTGTTGTCATGGATATTGCGATGCCATTGCTCAATGGCCTCGAGGCAACGCGGCAGATAACCAAGCAGGTGCCCTCAAGCAAAGTGCTCATCCTATCTTCCTACAGCGAGGATGAATATGTACAACAATTAACCGAGGCTGGCGCGGCTGGCTACTTGGTGAAACAAACAGCTGCCAATGACCTTCTTAAGGCCATTCGCGAGGCATATAAAGGAAACGCATTCTTTAGTCCTTCAATTGCCAAACGGTTGCGTGACCAGTGTCGTGAAGCCTTCGTGAGCGGCCAGCCGGTCAGGAAGCGTAACGATTATTTAACGACGCGCGAAGCCGAAGTGCTTCAATTGATTGCCGAGGGCCAGGCCAATAAGCAAATCGCAGCTGAACTTTGCATCAGCATAAAAACTGTCGAAAAGCATCGTCAGCAGGTGATGAACAAACTCAACATTCATGATGTTGCCGGCTTGACGCGACACGCCATTTCCAAGGGCATTATTGAGAGTAACGCCGGGGCCAAGCCCATTCTCTAG